GTTATTCATTTTATTCAACTTTTTCAATTTATTACATTTAATTTCATTACAAATTTAACTCTTTTTTCATAAATATCAATACATTCAAAAAAATAAGAGTCTGAAATATTTATTTCAAAAGGATCGGTGCTCGAGTAGAGAAATTTGTATTATTGAAAATATTTTGATTTAAATCATTTCATTAGAAAATAAAAAAATCCCTTTCTGAATGAGAGGGATTTTTTTTGTAATAATTGAATTAATAACAGAAACTCTATTTTTCAAACAATTTGACTTTTTCAGCAACCATTTCAGGTACTTTTCTTGGAAGTGGTGGTCTCCATGAAGCGATGTAATAAACTTCGTTTTCAGGATTATAGCTACTGTAAGTATTGTTGTCAAAAACAATAAATATACGCTCTTCATCAACAGAGCCGGATTCGATAAGGTGCAAATAATGCTCGACTGCAGAATTAAAATCTCTGAAAGTATATTGAATACCAAAGTAATCCGCAGGTAAAATTATTGGCTTATGGCTTAATGAATAAGCGTAAAAATAGTCTTCTTCCAAAGAAACCGGTATTTCAAACTGGTTTCTTATAAAACCTTCGATTTTGATTTTTGGAAGTCCCATATCTCCAATTAAATCAGCTGATTTATGGGATAAATCAATAATTCTTTTCTTAATAAACGGTCCGCGGTCATTTATTCTCACAAAAGTTGACTTACCGTTATTTGTATTTGTTACTTTCAGAATTGTTCCAAATGGCAAAGTTTTATGTGCAGCGGTAAATTGGTGCATATTGTACCTCTCCCCGCTTGCAGTTTTTCTTTTGTGAAATCTTTTTCCATAATGAGATGCAACTCCATCAATCTCATATATATTCTCGTCAAAGACCGAATTTTCATAAAGAACATTCTGAATATCATTTGAATTTGAGGTATTAGTTATAACTTTTACACTCAAACTCTCTGTAGTTTCTTCAGCTAACAGAAGATTAATAGAAAACAATGCAAGCAATAAACCCGCAACGGAAGATATTAGTAGCATTACAAGCTTTCTACTGTCAAAAAATACTATCATCAGGAGGATTGCTCCCAATTGTTAAACATAATAATTACGTATATTTCTACTATCAAAGCCCCCTATATTAATCAAAAAAATCAAATCTTTATGCTGCTAAAAAAACTTTAAATTAAATAAACGTTAGAACTTAATTATTATTGGATTAAGTGTTGATTATAGTATTTTTCCTTTACTAGCTCTTGAGTAAGCCAGCTTGAAATCCTTTTCTGCTTCAATAGTTCCAATTAATACAATATCATCATCTTTTCCTAAAACTGTATTCGGTTCAGGATTGAGTATTAATTCACCATTTCTAAACACCGCCAGTACACTGCATCCGGTTTTATTACGAATATTTGCTTCAATAATCGTTTTACCGGATATTGATTCCGGAACTTGTATCTGAAAAATATCGAGCCCTTCGGCAACCATAAGAATACGTCTTTTCTTAAGAAGGTTGAACAGCACACTTGCACCAAGCGATGCGTAAGACATTACAATATCGGCACCTGCTCTATGCAGTGTACTGATATTGCGTTCTTCGTTTGAACGACTTATTATGTG
This window of the Ignavibacteriota bacterium genome carries:
- a CDS encoding septal ring lytic transglycosylase RlpA family protein; translation: MIVFFDSRKLVMLLISSVAGLLLALFSINLLLAEETTESLSVKVITNTSNSNDIQNVLYENSVFDENIYEIDGVASHYGKRFHKRKTASGERYNMHQFTAAHKTLPFGTILKVTNTNNGKSTFVRINDRGPFIKKRIIDLSHKSADLIGDMGLPKIKIEGFIRNQFEIPVSLEEDYFYAYSLSHKPIILPADYFGIQYTFRDFNSAVEHYLHLIESGSVDEERIFIVFDNNTYSSYNPENEVYYIASWRPPLPRKVPEMVAEKVKLFEK